The following proteins come from a genomic window of Elusimicrobiota bacterium:
- a CDS encoding iron-sulfur cluster assembly scaffold protein, whose translation MYSQKVMDHFQNPRNVGEMPDADAVGKAGSPTCGDILRLYLKFDNGRVAKASFKTFGCGAAIAASSVLTELALGKTAAELRRITNQNVADALGGLPPIKMHCSVLAEQALHSALEGR comes from the coding sequence ATGTATTCTCAAAAAGTCATGGACCATTTTCAAAACCCCCGGAACGTGGGGGAAATGCCCGACGCGGACGCCGTCGGCAAGGCCGGCAGCCCCACCTGCGGGGACATCCTGCGCCTCTACCTCAAGTTCGACAACGGCCGCGTGGCGAAAGCCAGCTTTAAAACGTTCGGCTGCGGCGCGGCGATCGCGGCGTCCTCCGTGCTGACGGAGTTGGCCCTGGGCAAAACCGCGGCGGAACTGCGCCGGATCACCAACCAAAACGTGGCCGACGCCCTGGGCGGACTGCCGCCCATCAAGATGCATTGCTCGGTGCTCGCCGAGCAGGCGCTCCACAGCGCCCTGGAGGGCCGGTGA
- the nifS gene encoding cysteine desulfurase NifS — protein sequence MSFIYFDNNATTPVRPEVLEALRPFLTPGGEFGNPSSLHTTGQRARAALETARERVAGLLGAADPEEIVFTSSGTESDNMAIIGAAFAHRDKGRRIVTSAVEHHAVLHTLDYLEKEHGFIVTRLPVDLHGRVSPDALAAALTPDTILVTVMASNNEIGTVQPLRALGEVCRKAGVLFHTDAVQSAGKTRLDLKKEPVDMASISGHKIYAPKGIGALYLRRGVRLHAILHGGAHEKNRRAGTENISGAVGLGAACALAAAELDRESARVRALRDRLEKGLLDRVPAVFVNGHPTERLGNTTNLTFECVEGESLVLALDQAGFALKNTDTPGVEVSTGSACASGLLEPSHVLKAIGVPPEHIHGSVRFSLGHFNTDADVDTALEIVPAVVARLRALSPLWEDRLKGAGKR from the coding sequence ATGTCGTTTATCTATTTCGATAACAACGCGACGACGCCGGTGCGCCCCGAAGTGCTGGAGGCGTTGAGGCCCTTTTTGACGCCCGGGGGGGAATTCGGCAACCCCTCCAGCCTGCACACCACCGGCCAGCGCGCGCGCGCGGCCCTGGAAACGGCCCGGGAACGGGTGGCCGGCCTTTTGGGCGCCGCGGACCCGGAGGAGATCGTTTTCACCTCCTCGGGCACCGAGTCGGACAACATGGCCATCATTGGCGCGGCCTTCGCGCACCGCGACAAAGGCCGCCGGATCGTCACTTCCGCCGTCGAGCATCACGCCGTGCTCCACACATTGGATTACTTGGAAAAAGAGCACGGGTTCATCGTGACGCGCCTGCCGGTGGACCTCCACGGGCGCGTGTCCCCCGACGCCCTGGCCGCGGCGCTCACGCCGGACACGATTTTGGTCACCGTCATGGCCTCCAACAACGAAATCGGCACCGTCCAACCCCTGCGCGCCCTGGGCGAGGTGTGCCGCAAGGCGGGCGTGCTGTTCCACACGGACGCCGTGCAGAGCGCCGGCAAAACCCGCCTCGACCTTAAAAAAGAGCCCGTGGACATGGCGTCCATTTCCGGGCACAAAATTTACGCGCCCAAGGGCATCGGCGCCCTTTACCTGCGGCGCGGGGTGCGTCTGCACGCGATCTTGCACGGCGGGGCCCACGAAAAAAACCGCCGGGCGGGAACCGAGAACATTTCGGGGGCGGTGGGGTTGGGCGCGGCCTGCGCCTTGGCCGCGGCGGAACTGGACCGGGAGTCGGCCCGGGTGCGTGCCCTTCGCGACCGCCTGGAAAAAGGGCTCTTGGACCGCGTTCCCGCGGTGTTTGTCAATGGGCACCCCACGGAGCGTCTCGGCAACACCACGAACCTGACTTTCGAGTGCGTGGAAGGGGAGTCCTTGGTGTTGGCCCTCGACCAGGCGGGGTTCGCGCTCAAAAACACCGACACCCCCGGTGTCGAGGTGTCCACCGGCTCCGCCTGCGCGTCGGGGCTCCTGGAACCCTCCCACGTGCTCAAGGCCATCGGCGTGCCCCCGGAGCACATCCACGGAAGCGTGCGTTTTTCCCTCGGGCATTTCAACACCGACGCCGACGTCGACACCGCCTTGGAGATCGTCCCCGCGGTGGTGGCCCGTCTGCGGGCGCTCTCGCCGTTGTGGGAGGACCGCCTGAAAGGCGCGGGGAAACGCTGA
- the metH gene encoding methionine synthase, translating to MNALSEILKEKILILDGATGTALQKMDLTAADFGGAAYEGCNEHLVLTKPEAITAVHESYLAAGADIIETNSFGSTPLVLAEYGLQDKAETISRVSAELARAAVRKHATPARPRFVAGSVGPTTKSLFVTGGVTFDALVETFHVQARGLLAGGVDLFLVETAQDSLNIKAALIGLDRAMAECGRRVPVSVSATVELMGTTLAGQGIEALYYSFQQRDLFSLGLNCATGPDFMADHIRTLADICRFGVSCYPNAGLPDEEGRYNETPEDIAQKMARFVDKGWVNLIGGCCGTTPDHIRRLAQMAEGKPPRRGRGAPRFTLSGLDPFVLTEDMRPVPVGERTNVIGSRKFKEMIVAGSIEEAAEIGRKQARSGAQIIDVCLANPDRNEAADMDAFLNHLTRKVKTPLMIDSTDPSVMELALKKCPGRSVINSINLEDGEERFERVVPLLKTYGAAVVVGCIDEDKTQGMAVTRERKLAVARRAHALLTGKYGLEPEDLVFDPLVFPAATGDVHYVGSARETIEGLRLIKKEFPRCKTVLGVSNVSFGLPEAGREVLNAVFLHHNVEAGLDFAIVNSEKLARYPSIPAEERALADRLLFASPAESKAAVDAFAAYFRNKSARPPAPKIKAGTPAERLPRNVVEGSKEGLLEDLDALLAGGAAPLDIVNGPLMKGMDEVGGLFAKNEMIVAEVLQSAEVMKAAVAHLEPRMSATDRAARGTIVLATVKGDVHDIGKNLVHIILKNNGYRVVDLGIKCPPEDLVRAVREHRPDMVGLSGLLVKSAQQMVATAEDLAAAGIDLPLLVGGAALSEKFTATKIAPGYTGAVLYAKDAMTGLDLANRLVDAAGRPDLLNKVRARQEELRAGARAAAVSSAPIAPATVARHYVPPTPPDLKPHNLTDFSVEDIFRYINPVMLYGKHLGLRGQLAKQLAAGEEKAVKLHREVTALQDEILARRLIRPAAVWRFFAADAEGNRLRLYGSPDDRDAAATFDFPRQTGGEGLCLSDFVLPAGDRISRFAAPGAGSSATGRRDYVALFVVTCGDGVLELSREWREKGDYLKSHALQSIAIESAEAFAELLHERIRAMWGFPDPAGLSLSEKFQAKYRGLRVSFGYPACPHLEDQRPLFRLLTPESIGVRLTENCMMEPEASVSALVFHHPEARYFSVEGSSQSSGDLGPPGG from the coding sequence ATGAACGCCTTGTCAGAAATCCTCAAAGAGAAAATCCTTATTTTGGATGGCGCCACCGGGACCGCCCTTCAAAAAATGGACCTCACCGCGGCCGATTTCGGCGGGGCCGCCTACGAGGGATGCAACGAGCACCTCGTCCTCACCAAACCCGAGGCCATCACGGCCGTGCACGAAAGTTACCTGGCCGCGGGGGCCGACATCATCGAGACCAACTCCTTCGGTTCCACGCCGTTGGTGTTGGCCGAATACGGGCTTCAGGACAAGGCCGAAACCATCAGCCGCGTGTCCGCGGAGTTGGCCCGCGCCGCCGTCCGGAAACACGCCACCCCCGCCCGGCCGCGGTTTGTCGCCGGTTCGGTGGGCCCCACCACCAAATCGCTTTTCGTCACCGGCGGGGTCACCTTCGACGCGCTGGTCGAGACGTTCCACGTCCAGGCGCGCGGCCTGTTGGCCGGGGGTGTCGATCTCTTCCTCGTGGAAACGGCCCAGGACAGTCTTAATATCAAGGCCGCTTTGATTGGTCTCGACCGCGCCATGGCCGAGTGCGGCCGCCGGGTGCCTGTGAGCGTTTCGGCCACGGTGGAGCTCATGGGCACGACCCTGGCGGGGCAAGGCATCGAGGCCCTGTATTACTCTTTTCAACAGCGGGATCTGTTCAGTCTGGGGCTCAACTGCGCCACCGGGCCCGATTTCATGGCGGATCACATCCGCACCTTGGCCGACATTTGCCGCTTCGGCGTGTCCTGCTACCCCAACGCGGGGCTTCCCGACGAAGAGGGCCGCTACAACGAAACCCCCGAAGACATCGCCCAAAAGATGGCGCGCTTTGTGGACAAGGGGTGGGTCAATCTCATCGGCGGCTGTTGCGGCACCACCCCGGACCACATTCGCCGGCTGGCCCAAATGGCCGAGGGGAAACCCCCGCGCCGCGGCCGCGGCGCGCCCCGGTTCACGTTGTCGGGCTTGGACCCTTTTGTCTTGACCGAGGACATGCGTCCCGTCCCCGTGGGGGAGCGCACCAACGTCATCGGGAGCCGCAAGTTCAAGGAAATGATCGTCGCGGGATCCATTGAGGAGGCCGCGGAGATCGGCCGCAAACAGGCCCGGTCGGGCGCCCAAATCATCGACGTCTGTCTCGCCAACCCCGACCGCAACGAAGCCGCGGACATGGACGCGTTTTTGAACCACCTCACGCGAAAAGTCAAAACGCCGCTCATGATCGACTCCACGGACCCGTCGGTGATGGAGCTCGCCCTCAAAAAGTGCCCCGGCCGCTCGGTCATCAATTCCATCAATCTGGAAGACGGGGAGGAGCGGTTCGAGCGCGTCGTGCCTTTGTTGAAGACCTACGGCGCGGCGGTCGTGGTGGGCTGCATCGATGAGGACAAGACCCAGGGCATGGCCGTGACCCGGGAACGCAAATTGGCCGTGGCCCGACGGGCCCACGCCCTGCTGACGGGGAAATACGGTCTTGAGCCCGAGGACCTCGTGTTCGATCCCCTGGTTTTTCCCGCCGCCACGGGGGACGTCCATTACGTGGGGTCCGCCCGGGAGACCATCGAGGGACTTCGGCTCATCAAAAAGGAATTTCCCCGGTGCAAGACCGTCCTGGGGGTCAGCAACGTGTCTTTCGGACTGCCCGAGGCCGGGCGCGAGGTGTTGAACGCGGTGTTCCTCCACCACAACGTCGAGGCCGGCCTCGATTTCGCGATCGTCAATTCGGAAAAGCTGGCGCGCTACCCGTCAATCCCGGCGGAGGAACGGGCCCTGGCGGACCGTCTGCTCTTCGCTTCCCCGGCGGAGTCCAAGGCCGCGGTGGACGCGTTCGCGGCCTATTTCCGCAACAAGTCCGCGCGGCCCCCGGCGCCCAAGATCAAAGCCGGGACGCCGGCGGAACGCCTGCCGCGCAACGTTGTCGAGGGGTCCAAGGAGGGGTTGTTGGAAGACCTCGACGCCCTGCTCGCCGGGGGGGCGGCCCCCTTGGACATCGTGAACGGCCCCCTCATGAAAGGGATGGACGAGGTCGGCGGCCTGTTCGCCAAGAACGAGATGATTGTGGCGGAAGTCCTGCAGAGCGCCGAGGTGATGAAAGCCGCCGTCGCCCATCTTGAACCGCGCATGAGCGCGACCGACCGCGCGGCGCGGGGCACCATCGTGCTCGCCACGGTCAAAGGCGACGTGCACGACATCGGCAAAAACCTCGTGCACATCATTCTCAAAAACAACGGGTACCGCGTGGTCGATTTGGGGATCAAATGCCCGCCCGAAGACCTGGTCCGCGCCGTGCGCGAACACCGGCCCGACATGGTCGGGCTGTCGGGGCTTTTGGTCAAGTCCGCCCAACAGATGGTCGCGACCGCCGAAGACCTGGCCGCCGCGGGCATCGATTTGCCCCTGCTGGTGGGCGGCGCCGCGCTGTCTGAAAAATTCACCGCCACCAAAATCGCTCCCGGTTACACGGGGGCCGTCCTCTACGCCAAGGACGCCATGACGGGACTCGACCTTGCCAACCGGTTGGTCGACGCGGCCGGGCGGCCGGACCTGTTGAACAAAGTCCGGGCCCGCCAGGAGGAACTGCGCGCGGGGGCGCGCGCCGCCGCGGTGTCATCGGCCCCGATCGCGCCCGCCACCGTGGCGCGTCATTACGTCCCCCCGACCCCCCCGGACCTCAAACCCCACAACCTGACCGATTTTTCGGTGGAGGACATTTTCCGCTACATCAACCCCGTCATGCTTTACGGGAAACACTTGGGGTTGCGCGGGCAATTGGCCAAGCAATTGGCCGCCGGTGAGGAAAAAGCGGTCAAATTGCACCGGGAGGTCACGGCGCTTCAAGACGAGATCCTGGCCCGCCGGTTGATCCGCCCGGCCGCGGTGTGGCGTTTTTTCGCCGCCGACGCCGAGGGAAACCGATTGCGCCTGTACGGTTCGCCCGACGACCGGGACGCCGCCGCGACGTTCGATTTCCCGCGCCAAACCGGGGGGGAGGGCCTTTGCCTCAGCGATTTCGTTCTCCCCGCGGGCGACCGCATAAGCCGCTTTGCGGCCCCCGGTGCCGGGAGCTCCGCGACCGGCCGGCGCGACTACGTCGCCCTGTTTGTGGTCACCTGCGGGGACGGCGTGCTGGAGCTGTCCCGGGAATGGCGGGAAAAGGGGGATTACCTCAAATCCCACGCCCTTCAGTCCATCGCCATCGAGTCGGCCGAGGCCTTCGCCGAACTTCTCCACGAGCGGATTCGCGCCATGTGGGGGTTCCCCGACCCGGCCGGACTCTCCCTGTCGGAAAAATTCCAGGCCAAATACCGGGGCCTGCGGGTGAGTTTCGGCTACCCCGCGTGCCCCCATTTGGAGGACCAGCGTCCCCTGTTCCGTCTGTTGACTCCGGAATCCATCGGGGTTCGACTCACCGAGAATTGCATGATGGAGCCGGAAGCCTCCGTGTCGGCCCTGGTCTTCCACCACCCCGAAGCGCGCTACTTCTCCGTTGAGGGTTCGTCGCAGAGCTCCGGGGACCTGGGGCCGCCGGGCGGCTGA
- a CDS encoding PhzF family phenazine biosynthesis protein, with the protein MELPYFIVDAFTDRVFGGNPAGVCPLTAWLPDETLARVAAENSLSETAFFVPAEGGYQLRWFAPGGEVTLCGHATMAAAYVLWEKLGVAGPQVFFQTQSGPLSVYRSSGWTVLDLPAFPLTETLSVPDDLVEGLWARPTEVYRAMDYVAVFSEEEKVRDLTPRLELLKRIETRGVIATAPGKQADYVCRFFAPRLGIPEDPATGSAQCVLAPYWAKKLGKTSLRVRQLSPRGAEMYCEVAGDRVRVAGHAALYLEGRIHVPDAPASSK; encoded by the coding sequence TTGGAATTGCCCTATTTCATTGTGGACGCCTTTACCGACCGCGTGTTCGGCGGCAACCCGGCGGGCGTCTGCCCGTTGACCGCATGGTTGCCCGACGAAACCTTGGCCCGGGTGGCGGCGGAAAACAGCCTGTCGGAAACCGCTTTTTTCGTCCCCGCCGAGGGGGGGTACCAATTGCGTTGGTTCGCCCCCGGGGGAGAGGTGACCCTTTGCGGGCACGCCACCATGGCGGCGGCCTATGTGTTGTGGGAGAAGTTGGGGGTCGCCGGCCCCCAGGTTTTTTTTCAGACCCAGAGCGGTCCTTTGTCGGTGTACCGGTCCAGCGGGTGGACCGTGCTGGATTTGCCGGCCTTTCCCCTGACGGAAACCCTGTCGGTCCCCGACGACCTGGTCGAGGGTTTGTGGGCGCGCCCCACCGAAGTTTACAGGGCCATGGATTATGTCGCCGTCTTTTCCGAGGAGGAGAAGGTCCGCGATTTGACCCCGCGCTTGGAGTTGCTGAAGCGGATTGAGACCCGGGGGGTCATCGCCACCGCCCCGGGGAAACAGGCGGACTACGTGTGCCGGTTTTTCGCGCCCCGGCTTGGGATCCCCGAGGACCCGGCCACGGGTTCCGCCCAATGCGTGTTGGCGCCCTATTGGGCGAAAAAATTGGGAAAAACGAGTTTGCGTGTACGGCAATTGTCCCCGCGCGGCGCCGAAATGTATTGCGAGGTGGCGGGAGACCGTGTTCGCGTCGCCGGACACGCCGCGCTCTACTTGGAGGGCCGCATTCACGTCCCGGACGCCCCCGCGTCCTCGAAATAA
- a CDS encoding pyruvate, phosphate dikinase, protein MATKFVYFFGNGKAEGNGTQKDLLGGKGAGLAGMSKAGVPVPPGYTITTDTCRYYYANGKKLPKELAAQQKEAMAKLEKSLGKKFGDNSNPILVSVRSGAKFSMPGMMDTILNLGLNDEAVLGLAAKTGNERFAWDAYRRFISMFGNVVMEIEKGEFEKELESVKHKKGVHLDTELGVGDLKNVVDLLKKLVKRETGKDFPQDPWRQLEDARNAVFRSWNNPRAITYRRLNKISDDIGTAVNVQAMVFGNMGNDSGTGVGFTRNPSSGVKEFFGEYLTNAQGEDVVAGIRTPKPIKELENDMPKVYKQLRDITSKLEKHYRDMQDFEFTIEKGQLFMLQTRNGKRTGIAAVRVAVEMVNEKLISKEEALLRIEPDQLAQLLAPVFDNKEKAAAVKGGRFLAKGIDAGPGAATGRVAFTSEKAVTMSKQGPVVLVRPETNPDDIEGMVVAEGILTAIGGRTSHAAVVARGMGKPCVVGCGVLKIDLDAGVLAVNGTRVKEGDYLSIDGFTGDVITGQVPTLPSEVVRVLRGELDRKDAPLYGTFETVMKWADVYRKINVRANADIPRDAVMARALGAEGIGLCRTEHMFFAPERLPFMQEMILADTEEQRRVALDKLLPFQKDDFKGLLKEMKGYGVTIRTLDPPLHEFLPKTKEDATELSKKIGIPTDKILQKTQELHEFNPMLGHRGCRLGITYPEITEMQVRAILLAACELKKEGVTVVPEIMIPLVGNVKELKDQTAIVRRVAEEVQKAQGVKVKYLLGTMIEVPRAALTASEIAAEAEFFSFGTNDLTQMTLGFSRDDAGKFTKVYLDKKIFTDDPFATLDQTGVGKLMDMAVKDGRKTRKDLKCGICGEHGGDAASVKFCYRAGLNYVSASPFRVPVARLAAAQAVIEAKSGKSYSSK, encoded by the coding sequence ATGGCCACTAAATTCGTTTATTTCTTTGGCAACGGCAAAGCCGAAGGCAACGGCACGCAAAAAGATCTATTGGGCGGCAAAGGGGCCGGTTTGGCCGGCATGTCCAAAGCGGGTGTTCCGGTGCCCCCGGGTTACACCATCACCACGGACACATGCCGTTATTACTACGCCAACGGAAAAAAATTGCCCAAAGAGCTCGCCGCCCAACAAAAAGAAGCCATGGCCAAGCTCGAAAAGAGCCTCGGGAAAAAGTTCGGCGACAACAGCAACCCCATCCTGGTCTCCGTCCGCTCCGGCGCCAAGTTCTCCATGCCCGGCATGATGGACACGATCCTCAACCTCGGCTTGAACGACGAGGCCGTGCTCGGCTTGGCCGCGAAGACCGGCAACGAGCGTTTCGCCTGGGACGCCTACCGCCGCTTCATCTCCATGTTCGGCAACGTGGTCATGGAAATCGAAAAGGGCGAATTTGAAAAGGAACTGGAATCCGTCAAGCACAAAAAGGGCGTCCACCTGGACACGGAGCTCGGCGTGGGCGACCTCAAGAACGTCGTGGACCTCTTGAAGAAGCTGGTCAAACGCGAAACCGGCAAGGATTTTCCCCAGGACCCCTGGCGGCAGTTGGAGGACGCCCGGAACGCCGTCTTCCGCAGCTGGAACAACCCCCGCGCCATCACCTACCGCCGCCTGAACAAGATCTCCGACGACATCGGCACCGCCGTCAACGTCCAGGCCATGGTGTTCGGCAACATGGGCAACGACTCGGGCACCGGCGTGGGCTTCACCCGCAACCCCTCCTCCGGCGTGAAGGAATTCTTCGGCGAATACCTCACCAACGCCCAGGGCGAAGACGTGGTGGCCGGCATCCGGACCCCCAAGCCCATCAAAGAACTCGAGAACGACATGCCCAAAGTGTACAAGCAACTGCGGGACATCACCTCGAAGCTCGAGAAGCATTACCGCGACATGCAGGACTTTGAATTCACCATCGAAAAGGGCCAGTTGTTCATGCTCCAGACCCGCAACGGCAAGCGGACCGGCATCGCCGCCGTCCGCGTCGCCGTGGAAATGGTGAACGAGAAGTTGATTTCCAAGGAAGAGGCGCTCCTGCGCATCGAACCCGACCAGTTGGCCCAGTTGTTGGCCCCCGTGTTCGACAACAAGGAGAAGGCCGCCGCCGTGAAGGGGGGACGGTTCCTCGCGAAGGGCATCGACGCCGGTCCCGGCGCCGCCACCGGCCGCGTGGCCTTCACCTCCGAAAAGGCCGTGACCATGTCCAAGCAGGGCCCCGTGGTTTTGGTCCGCCCCGAAACGAACCCCGACGACATCGAAGGCATGGTCGTCGCGGAAGGCATTTTGACCGCCATCGGCGGCCGCACCAGCCACGCGGCGGTCGTTGCCCGCGGCATGGGCAAGCCCTGCGTGGTGGGTTGCGGTGTGTTGAAGATCGACCTGGACGCCGGCGTCCTGGCCGTGAACGGCACCCGCGTCAAGGAAGGGGACTATCTGTCGATCGACGGGTTCACCGGCGATGTCATCACCGGCCAGGTGCCCACCCTGCCCTCGGAAGTCGTGCGCGTCCTGCGCGGCGAGTTGGACAGGAAGGACGCCCCCCTCTACGGAACCTTTGAGACCGTCATGAAATGGGCCGACGTTTACCGGAAGATCAACGTCCGCGCCAACGCGGACATCCCCCGGGACGCCGTGATGGCCCGGGCCCTGGGCGCCGAAGGCATCGGCCTCTGCCGCACCGAGCACATGTTCTTCGCCCCCGAGCGCTTGCCCTTCATGCAGGAGATGATCCTGGCGGACACCGAGGAACAGCGCCGCGTCGCCCTCGACAAGCTCTTGCCCTTCCAGAAGGACGACTTCAAGGGCCTGCTCAAGGAGATGAAAGGCTACGGCGTGACGATCCGCACCCTGGACCCGCCCCTGCATGAGTTCTTGCCGAAGACGAAGGAAGACGCGACGGAGCTGTCCAAGAAAATCGGCATCCCGACCGACAAGATCCTTCAAAAGACCCAGGAACTCCACGAGTTCAACCCCATGCTGGGGCACCGCGGTTGCCGCCTGGGCATCACCTACCCGGAGATCACCGAAATGCAGGTGCGGGCGATCCTGCTCGCCGCCTGCGAGTTGAAAAAAGAGGGCGTGACGGTGGTGCCCGAGATCATGATCCCCTTGGTCGGGAACGTCAAGGAGCTCAAGGACCAGACCGCCATCGTCCGCCGCGTGGCCGAGGAAGTCCAAAAGGCCCAGGGCGTGAAGGTGAAATACCTGCTCGGCACCATGATCGAGGTGCCGCGCGCCGCCCTGACGGCGTCCGAGATCGCCGCGGAAGCGGAATTCTTCTCCTTCGGCACCAACGACCTGACCCAGATGACCCTCGGCTTCTCGCGCGATGACGCGGGCAAGTTCACCAAGGTCTACCTGGACAAGAAAATCTTCACCGACGATCCCTTCGCGACCCTCGACCAGACGGGCGTGGGGAAACTGATGGACATGGCCGTCAAAGACGGCCGCAAGACCCGCAAGGACCTCAAATGCGGCATTTGCGGCGAGCACGGCGGCGACGCGGCTTCGGTCAAGTTCTGTTACCGGGCCGGCCTCAATTACGTGTCGGCCAGCCCCTTCCGCGTCCCCGTGGCGCGACTCGCGGCGGCCCAGGCGGTCATCGAGGCGAAGTCCGGGAAAAGCTACTCGTCGAAATAA
- a CDS encoding type II secretion system protein, with protein MTMRRGAFRRFHPAPGFTYIEVIVTAAVIAVLFGIVPPLIMNTTRFLNISMARLELQRDSRDVSEAILSRLRQAVSTTVVVRAKPDQPPCTWIQFKTRSGNVVDFWQQGNELWGSDSVNSAGGRRFTRNLRYVAFTFYDTMDDSSMGVNLCFQKQVMRMFGDQRIYHVVSERVRILNDA; from the coding sequence GTGACGATGCGCCGCGGCGCCTTCCGTCGTTTTCACCCGGCCCCGGGGTTCACGTACATTGAAGTCATCGTGACCGCGGCGGTGATCGCGGTGTTGTTCGGCATTGTGCCGCCCCTCATCATGAACACAACCCGGTTTTTGAACATCAGCATGGCCCGCTTGGAACTCCAGCGGGATTCCCGCGATGTGTCCGAGGCGATCCTTTCGCGCCTGCGCCAGGCGGTGTCGACGACGGTGGTGGTGCGGGCCAAGCCCGACCAGCCCCCCTGCACGTGGATCCAGTTCAAAACACGGTCCGGCAACGTCGTGGATTTTTGGCAGCAGGGCAACGAACTGTGGGGCAGCGACAGCGTGAACTCCGCCGGCGGACGCCGGTTCACGCGCAATCTGCGTTACGTGGCGTTCACGTTTTACGACACCATGGACGACTCCTCCATGGGGGTCAATCTTTGTTTTCAAAAACAGGTGATGCGCATGTTCGGGGATCAACGCATTTACCACGTGGTCAGCGAGCGGGTCCGGATTCTCAATGACGCCTAA